A genomic segment from Leptospira kirschneri serovar Cynopteri str. 3522 CT encodes:
- a CDS encoding FecR family protein yields MNYRIKILFLIISLSVTTTSITLLSQETENAKISFLLGKSYVQKPGKSSWEPLKPNDFLEEGDSISTGNGSRITVQYKGSEFKIQQNSKVKLSNLPGKSKQGVLEVNQGFAWLKIVNLKGKKFEVTTPNSTAGVRGTSFSAFYDPKTRESSFCTCEGKVSISDSTGKEILLQEKGKGTVVSSKDIEIKKFEYEGIIKKLNTLSGFEERLKKNPFLKNCLSCHTPEGWTPQEEILKDETYGKQ; encoded by the coding sequence ATGAATTATAGAATAAAGATATTATTTCTAATCATTTCACTTTCGGTTACGACAACCTCGATCACACTCCTGAGCCAGGAAACGGAAAACGCTAAAATAAGCTTTTTATTAGGTAAATCTTATGTTCAAAAACCTGGCAAAAGTTCCTGGGAGCCTTTAAAACCAAACGATTTTTTGGAAGAAGGAGATTCAATCTCCACTGGAAACGGTTCTAGAATTACGGTCCAATACAAAGGTTCCGAATTCAAAATTCAACAGAACAGTAAAGTAAAACTTTCAAATCTTCCTGGAAAATCCAAACAAGGCGTCTTAGAAGTAAATCAAGGTTTTGCATGGTTGAAAATCGTAAATCTCAAAGGAAAAAAATTTGAAGTCACAACACCAAATTCCACGGCGGGAGTCAGAGGCACTTCATTTTCCGCTTTCTACGATCCTAAAACAAGAGAATCCTCTTTCTGCACTTGCGAAGGTAAAGTATCTATTTCCGATTCTACAGGCAAGGAAATTCTTCTTCAAGAAAAAGGCAAAGGTACGGTCGTTTCTTCTAAAGACATAGAAATTAAAAAATTTGAATATGAAGGAATTATTAAAAAGCTAAATACCCTATCCGGCTTTGAAGAGAGACTGAAAAAAAATCCTTTTTTAAAAAACTGTCTTTCTTGTCACACTCCCGAAGGGTGGACTCCACAAGAAGAAATTCTTAAGGACGAAACCTACGGCAAACAATAA